aagaaaagaaagatagTCTTTGCTCTTAGCAATAACTTGAGGATTATATTAGgtgtaattaaaatttgtttaccGTAAATCGAATTTTACTAAACTCAAAAATGATTAAAACTTAAGAAGTTAAACTCTGTTACGGATCGTTCTCGAAAAGTAATCGTTCTTACAACCTACAacaaatttgttttattgatattatacGTTTACGTATGAACGAGCagacgcagtttcacccgcgtacttcccgttcccatgggatcacgggaataaaatatagcctatgacactcacaagaAACGTGGCTCTacattagtaaaagaatttacaaaatcgggtcctctttattaatatatgtcgccgagtgagttatttaAACGGATAGCAAAAtgtacgttaattattgtgataatattagaatcagggtttcatgtaattgggatttaattatttactgtttaaataaataagactgtaaaaggtttCCACCATGCCGGACGTGGCGGCGCTCGACCAATAGCAAACGATAACGATATTGCTTTAAAATGGCGCGTAGGTTTTACGGAGTGAAGGCGCTCTGCCACTCTGTAGCCTGTTGGTTGAGTAGTTCAGTGGAATCAAGTTCTTGGAATGGatactcgtcttccatttgttaagcatagtgaaatagtgatagtgatatAGAAGCTAATGggtgagttaatagaagtaaggccattgcattgttaattaattagctgGGAGCCAATGCGAGCGGAGATGGAGAGCATTGACTAGTCGTAAAGGGGCCCCTCAATCCAACTGACATCAGTTGCAAGTCTGAGAtccgctcgtgcttgactacctgccctatgatagttaacactggtttacatgtgatagtatcagcgctatacttgatcaatatagagagtagaactgtagttgtaagttaaatGGTCGTTTCAATAATgaccgatagtgttactttgtatatctgccatccttgacaagcttagaacctgctctgaggctacggcttctccgatATCAGAAGTAGAATGTAGTCGATTCCCCGATATATATATTGATACGCCTGATACGCCTACGCCCCTGCTCATTCTTATAAGGATTTCCGTCGGTGTCCACGTTTTCACTTTTacatataatacaaacaaaacacaGTCTCATTCATCCGTTCACAGAGATTTTTGTCTTCAGAACCAAGCTGAATTCTTCTGTCAGCCTCTTTATCGAAGTTATTCAAACCGAGTCAGAGTCAAAGTTtatgattgaaataaatgacgTAAATTTCGCGCCAACGAAGCTAAGGGTAGAAGCTAATATTTGACACAGGCCATACTGAATTTTAAACAAAGTCAAAGGTCATTGTTGGTTAGTCTTGTAAACAAGTTGGTTTGTGAAGTAATTTATTGCGAGTACAAATATGTTCGTCATTGGGGACGCATTCTAAGGGCAGTCCTTATTTGAACTTCAACTTGTTTgtttaagttaaaatttatGTTACCAAGGCCGCGGGCACTAAATAGTTAGCAAGAATAATTTTCTTGATAATGATGTATTAatctttattattgtttgtaaaaGTTTATCAGCTCCAGAATTAGCTTCGGGGCACCCCTACGCTAGGTATCCTTTCACGAGTTACAGCGAAGCTAAGAAACTGGTGACTGGGGAAGATAGGGGGAAGAAGGTGGACGGTTGGGAGTCTGGACCCTTAAATCATGCTGCACCACAATCCAAACTCAATAACTCCAGGCTTTACAAGTTGGAGTATGAGCTgactaacttttttattaaatcatagGTTAATTTGTACTTATTCTCTTATTTAGATAAAAGTCACTCCTGTGTGTAAACGTTATTGGcctttattacttttaattttactcaaaattaaatcaaaaacttattattaaaaaatttgtaaatttaaGCAATAAAAGGATAAGGTCAGATGACTACAAGTTGACAACGTAaaagttttgtaatatttacgaTGCCTCTAACCccgttttataaataatgtatttttcttttcgaACCGGATTTTTATTATGACTGCAGAAAAAGGGTTTGTAGTATTCTGTATATTGTatacattttcataatttgaaaATTCGTGCACTTACTTAGTAGTCGTTATATTGATTCATTCTAAGTAATCTATTCTATATCTTAttcttatctatatctatctatatctatacttataataaaactggtaaCATTCAATACATTAATTcgtaatttgagattttacttatatcatttgtaacaccaaacgttaccttgGCAAAAAGGAGATTAATTATTGTAGGAGAAACCAGGAAAAATGTTCGACGTACCTTGTATTGCTGGCGCTGTCGTCTTTCCGGGGTACCCCTCTGTTAGTAGATAGCTGCAGGCTTGGCAATTTCAAATAATGGCTGGCACGATAAGAATGACGAATGTAATATTTGAATCACTGTTCTTATTTAGAATGTAATGATACTATGAAGAACGCCGACTTGCCGCGTTGAGcgtttgaagaagaagaaggctcTTGTCTGACAAGCGACAGCTGACAGCTGACAGCTGACAGCGTGTGAGGAGACGTCGGAACAAATTTCCTGATTTGTGTCATATAAGATTCTATACATTGTCTATACTTGTGATGACACTATGAAATTGAAAAGTCTACGGAACATGCCGCCGACCTTAAAATAACCCAGCTTATTTTAAAGTGATAGATTGATACATACATAATGAATGATAGATACATGATTAACGAATGAAtgattatacaatataattgataaaatgaatatgataaaataatatatagtaaaTGATGAAGTATTTAGAtgcatgaaaataaattattcgatGGGCAAGGGACAAACCTTGACCACAGATCGTTTGACTAAAGTATTATTACCCAAGCGTACAGTTACGACGCGCGTTACATCGTTGACGCTAGGGTGAAGTTGGTGTACACGTGCTAAACGCCATTGCAGTGGCGGTAGCGAGTTGTCAATCAACACTACTACGGAACCCTCGCGGAGGGGTGGTTGTGGTCCGACATGGAAATGAATTTTATGAAAGTGATCGATAAGCAAATTAgtaaaaacgtgttttttagGTAACAATATTTGATGTTTAGCATCATATGGAATTTTAGCGTTTTGAATTCGACCGCCGACCCTGAGAATTCCAGTAGTATCAAGAAATGGTTTTAGCTTTTGTAAACGATTAGaacagtttttgttattttttatttgtaatatatcaTCTGAAAATTGATCATGTTGTACAAGTGAAATTACTCTGTGGAGAGCGAATTTGGTTTCGTGGACTGTAATTTGATCTGTAGAAAATGATTTAGATTTACGACATTTATGATAAAATCGAAAGCACATAGAAACTACTCGCAGCAGCTTTGACAGGGATGAaattttttctaagaaatctaAATCTTGAGGTTCCTTTTGGGACACCAAAGTGTGTTTGCGACGCTCTTCATTTGTCTGTAAGTCTATGTGAGAAACAGGCCAATCACGTTGTGAAAGTTTAAGCCACGATGGACCTGAGAACCATAGTTCTTGGTTAAACTGAGACGGCAGAACGCCTCGGGACGCTACATCGGCAGGGTTGTCTGCTGAACAAACATGTCGCCACTGTGAAGCCGGTACGCGACTTGTGATTTCTGTAACACGATTAGCGACGTATGTACGCCACTCATGAGATGGTGAACGAATCCATGCAAGAGAGATCGAAGAATCGCTCCAGGCATAGACATTTTGGAAAGGTAAAATAGTTCCATATGTTATGAGAACCTTTTCGATAAGTTTCGCAACAAGTACTGCACCACATAGTTCCAAACGGGGTAGAGAAATCCTTTTGAGTGGTGCGACTTTTGTTTTTGCAATAATAAGAAATGTGTGAATATTATCTGTGTGGTCCGTCACACGTAAATAAACACAACCAGCATATGCCTTTTCAGAGGAATCAGAAAAGCCATGAATTTGTACTTCCTTGTATGAAGGAAGAATATGGCGtggtaaagatatatttttgataaGTGAAAACTCTGAAATAAAGTTAGCCCATAGCTCACAAATAGATTGGGGCGGTTGTTCATCCCATCCTACTCCAGATATCCAAAGTAGTTGGATTAAATGCTTTACAAGTAATGTTATAGGGGAAACAAAACCTAATGGATCGTAGATTTTAGAAATCTCAGAGAGCATAATGCGCTTGGTGCATTTAGGAGAAGGTATGTTCACATGATAAGAAAACGTATCTGTTTTAGGGTTCCATTGGAGTCCTAAGATTTTAACTGAGTTATCATCATCAATGCTAGATAAAATGAGTGCATCATCCTGATTAAGATCCTCTTTGCTGATAGAAGATAAGAATTCAGAATTATTGGAAGTCCATTTACGAAGTTCAAATGTTCCTGCTCTACAAAGACCAGTCAATTCACGTTGTAATTTCAAGGCATCTTCCAACGTAGCAGCTCCAGTAACAACGTCATCGACAAACACGTCATTTAACAACACTTGCGATGCAAGAGGAAAAACTGATGATTCGTCCAGAGCCAATTGACGAAGTGTTCGTAACGCAAGGAAAGGTGCCGATGCGACGCCGAAAGTTACAGTACATAAGCGATATTCTTGTATAGGATCATCTACTGAATTTCGCCAAAGAATCCGTTGAAAGTCACgatcttcatttctaatttgaatGTAACGATACATCATTTTGATGTCAGATGTGAACACAATGTTATGAAGacgatattttaaaagaacttgAACAATATCTTGTTGAAGCTTAGGTCCAATCAACAGATTATCATTGAGAGAATGACCAGAAGTGGTCTTACAAGATGCATCATACACAATTCTGACCTTTGTTGTGGTTGAAGATTGTTTAACAATTGAAAAATGTGGTATGTAATAACAATTTGCAGTTGAAGGATTTCGAACAAGTTCCATATGTCCCAAGTCTATGTATTCTTGGAGACATTTGATATAATCAGCTCGCAACGCATGATTATTTGAGAGTTTTGACTCAAGTCTATGAAGACGTGAAAGAGCAATTCCACGAGAATCACCAAGTGGAGGTGCATTTTCTTTGAATGGAAGAGACACAGTGTATTTACCGGTTGAGTCTCTAGAATAAGTGTTTTGATAAATTGATTCACATAGAACCTCGTCTTTAGTGAGAGGCTGAGTTTCAAGCACAGATTCACTTTCCCAAAACTTTTGGATTTGCATATCCAATTGATAAGTACTAACATTCACACAAACTTGTGAAGAAAACGTTGATGATATTCGACCGTTAAGTAAAAAACCGAAGATACTATTGATAGCAACAGGTGTACCTAAGGGCcctttgataatattatgaagaagtaTACGATCAGTATAATCCGATCCTAACAGCAACTCTATAGGTCGAGATGAACGCAATTCAGGATCTGCTAAcggtaaattttgtaaatgagttaTAGTTTCGAATGAACTAGGAattgtaggtacataactaGTAATTTTAGGTAAAATAAGCGCTTCGATATAAAGTTTAGGTTCGGATTTGTTGTACGGAGTTATCTCGCACATTACATAACCACGAGGTTGGTTATCCTTATCACCTATTCCTGTGACAGTTGCACTCGTAGAAGTGCGAAACCGTTGAAGACCAAGTCGTTGAACACAAGACTCGGTTATAAGAGTCGCCTGTGATCCCTGATCAATTAAAGCGCGGATGACATTCGACTGAGAATTAGAATTGAtaggtttaatattaattaatgcagTAGTAAGGAGGACAGTCGAAGAATTTAAAGTATTATTTGAAAATTGAGAAATTTCAGCAACTAAGTTATGTGTAGGATTGTCATTGGTCTCGTGAAGTTTAGTGTGATGGCGCTGAGAACAAATTCTACAGTTGTAACGCGATGTACACGAGTCAGTGTCATGATTTTTGAAAAGACAGTTTGaacaaactttattttctttaataaaacttttacgatcttttaaatctaaattatgaaATGATTCGCAATTATTTAATGTATGAGATTCATTACAGAAATAACAAGGTCTTTTTGAGTTTGACTTCGTAGAACTATGAAAACTAACGCTGTGCGCGGGAGGCTTTGTAtacgaattattattaattttagaattataATGCGCGCGAGTGAATGTTGGAGGCGTAGAAGAGACGATTCGCTGTGATGAAATAGAATGAGCTGAGCCGCCGACCATGCGCGCTGCAGCAGCGGGTTGGCGTAAGTTGCCGGACGTAGTCGCGAGAGGTGCACTATCTTTGGCAGCCGACATTACTTCTAAAGCCGCTAATTCTTTTTCAAGAAAGTCAAGCAATTCGCTAACCGGTGGAACCTCGCTTGGCGTTTTTAAGGATAATTCAAAACGTCGACGAATACTAGATGGTATTTTccgaagtaaaatatttaaaagtggaAAACTCCACTGTTGTACTGGAAAATCTAACGAATCTAAAGCAGTTAAATTCTCATGACAAATATTGATGATAGATTTTAAactttgttttaagtttttatcatTAACTGGCTCAGCATCAAAAATTTTATCAAAGTGTTTTGTCGCGATGATTCTTTTATTTTGATAGCGGTTTATTAACACCGTCAAGGCGTTTTGATAGTTTGAATCGGTCGCaggaaaagattttattaaatttaatggttCGTCACGCAATGACAATAATAAGTAACGAAAACGTTGAACATCTGACAAATCCTCGTTATCGTGGACTAAAGATTTGAACAAGTCATAAAATGCATTCCATTCAGTTACATCGCCTCTAAACGTTGGCAGCGAAATAGTAGGTAACTTTAATCTCGATGGAAGACTATGACATAAAGGTGTAGCTACATGAGCGGAATTTtttctgatatttatttttaaattgtccaATGCTATTTGAACCAGGTAATACAAATTATCAAATTTATCACGAATAGCCAAGTGGTCTTCTTGGTTAAACTCACCTTTTTTTGCAGTATGTTTTTCGATTTTACCTTGGATTGATTGAAATTGTTTCTTTATGTTATTCAATTCCCGAGATCGAACTCGAAACTCTGCTTCATTGTCTATACAATCAGCCATGCGTTGGATACTATTTATACAAACATCTCGTTCAAAGACTAATTGTATTAACTCCATACTTCAGAAAAACAAATacttcaaatatttataaattgtttaattaggTTGTTATAGACAAATAAGAACAAAAACgtaatgaatatttatgtttatttgacacaattatgttaaatattttattaatttgtgtgAAATATATATTCGATATACTAAGATAATATcctgtatgaaaaaatatcaaaagggTACGAATATCTAGAAAGAGATATAGATTTCAGATATGATAATAATCTGTACGAAGATACAGATATTATATAGCTCTGTACGAAAATACAGAAGCAATATATGGTATAATAGGAATCTATACGAATATACAGATTCGATGTCGTTCTGTACGAATATACAGTAACGATATTAAATATGATGATAATCGGTACGAAGATACAGATATGATATTACTCTGTACGAAGATACAGAAGCAATATAGGATATGATAGGAATCTGTACGAATATACAGATTCGATATCGCTTTGTACGAAAATACAGAAACGATATTAAATAcgataataatttgtataaaatacagATATGATATCGTTCTGCACGAAGATGCAGAAACGATGTCAGATTTGTGATACGATACGatatttacctactcgtaaattacGATTGGGTAAGAAATCGGCATGTAATGCCTGGGTATGAATGTAGTATTGCGAATTATGTGATAAATATTTGtacgaaaatacaaatataattttgtgaTATGATGTGCAATAATGTATGAGTACGTAAGCAACGCCGGAGTATGAAACTAGtatgttaaattgtaattacgTGTTACAATACGAAATATTgcgaaatgtaatatttataaaatatattattataatatattctttactCGGCATGTGTGACACCACCTTTATGACACGACGCTAGCGGTCGAAAAGTGTACCCGCGTCGTGGTAAAAAGttattgaaaatttggaaaTACGTAATGTTAAGGTTAAATATTGTTTGAATTAGTTAGAATATAGATTAAAAACACTGTACGCATAGGTATTTTCAAGAAATAAtacgtaataattaaaattaaagaataaatatgaTCGGAATGCGGGTAGGTAGTCACTTGAAAGATACGAATTGGATACGAAATATTAagaatttatgtaaaaatatagtgCCAACACAAGTATTTAAAAGCCATGGTAATTttgatccggctcgaaggaatTTATGTAGGAGAAACCAGGAAAAATGTTCGACGTACCTTGTATTGCTGGCGCTGTCGTCTTTCCGGGGTACCCCTCTGTTAGTAGATAGCTGCAGGCTTGGCAATTTCAAATAATGGCTGGCACGATAAGAATGACGAATGTAATATTTGAATCACTGTTCTTATTTAGAATGTAATGATACTATGAAGAACGCCGACTTGCCGCGTTGAGcgtttgaagaagaagaaggctcTTGTCTGACAAGCGACAGCTGACAGCTGACAGCTGACAGCGTGTGAGGAGACGTCGGAACAAATTTCCTGATTTGTGTCATATAAGATTCTATACATTGTCTATACTTGTGATGACACTATGAAATTGAAAAGTCTACGGAACAGTCTACTAGCGTCATCTAGAACTTACAATAAGACTGTAACaggtacattttttacattctatacattgaaaatattttgaaattttttgtcgcTGGCATTatttaatcgatactgaagctaaaaatattttttt
This window of the Bicyclus anynana chromosome 6, ilBicAnyn1.1, whole genome shotgun sequence genome carries:
- the LOC128198191 gene encoding uncharacterized protein LOC128198191, with protein sequence MSAAKDSAPLATTSGNLRQPAAAARMVGGSAHSISSQRIVSSTPPTFTRAHYNSKINNNSYTKPPAHSSNVIRALIDQGSQATLITESCVQRLGLQRFRTSTSATVTGIGDKDNQPRGYVMCEITPYNKSEPKLYIEALILPKITSYVPTIPSSFETITHLQNLPLADPELRSSRPIELLLGSDYTDRILLHNIIKGPLGTPVAINSIFGFLLNGRISSTFSSQVCVNVSTYQLDMQIQKFWESESVLETQPLTKDEVLCESIYQNTYSRDSTGKYTVSLPFKENAPPLGDSRGIALSRLHRLESKLSNNHALRADYIKCLQEYIDLGHMELVRNPSTANCYYIPHFSIVKQSSTTTKVRIVYDASCKTTSGHSLNDNLLIGPKLQQDIVQVLLKYRLHNIVFTSDIKMMYRYIQIRNEDRDFQRILWRNSVDDPIQEYRLCTVTFGVASAPFLALRTLRQLALDESSVFPLASQVLLNDVFVDDVVTGAATLEDALKLQRELTGLCRAGTFELRKWTSNNSEFLSSISKEDLNQDDALILSSIDDDNSVKILGLQWNPKTDTFSYHVNIPSPKCTKRIMLSEISKIYDPLGFVSPITLLVKHLIQLLWISGVGWDEQPPQSIYLQTNEERRKHTLVSQKEPQDLDFLEKISSLSKLLRVVSMKFVPTSPHTLSAVSCQLSLVRQEPSSSSNAQRGKSAFFIVSLHSK